Proteins from a genomic interval of Lactococcus protaetiae:
- a CDS encoding MurR/RpiR family transcriptional regulator, with amino-acid sequence MINFSPEQVRTLNELESSVFNFILANLGISEGLSVRELAQAVHVSTATVMRMTRKLGFDGWVEMKYYLKNQNQVDEVPVNYYENLLQLDLFLRKITSKESSRKLEAAVELIQQARYIIFIGVGSSGALAEYGARYFTNIGLESYAISDPYQAVKGKGAPDVLSIILSASGETDKIIERVVKLREEASAKIISITNQPETTLSKLSNINLTYNFQTEYSNYDPLENLTSQLPVVAFLEILAHKAVEQAKKIE; translated from the coding sequence ATGATTAATTTTTCACCAGAACAAGTCAGAACACTCAATGAATTAGAGAGTTCAGTCTTTAATTTTATATTGGCAAATCTTGGTATTTCAGAAGGGTTATCCGTAAGAGAACTTGCTCAGGCTGTTCATGTTTCAACTGCAACAGTGATGAGAATGACCAGAAAGTTAGGTTTTGATGGATGGGTAGAGATGAAGTATTACCTGAAAAATCAAAATCAGGTTGATGAAGTTCCTGTCAATTATTATGAAAATCTGCTACAACTTGACTTGTTTTTAAGAAAGATTACCTCGAAAGAGTCATCAAGGAAACTTGAGGCGGCAGTAGAGTTAATTCAACAAGCGAGATATATTATTTTTATTGGTGTCGGTTCATCTGGGGCTTTAGCGGAATATGGTGCTAGATATTTTACCAATATTGGTTTAGAATCTTATGCTATTTCTGACCCTTATCAAGCAGTTAAGGGTAAGGGAGCACCTGATGTGCTGAGTATAATTTTGTCTGCTTCGGGAGAAACTGATAAAATTATTGAGCGAGTTGTTAAATTGCGTGAGGAAGCTTCTGCAAAGATTATCTCTATCACAAATCAGCCAGAAACTACCTTATCTAAATTATCCAATATCAATCTTACTTATAATTTCCAAACAGAATATTCAAATTATGATCCGCTGGAAAACTTGACTTCACAACTTCCTGTTGTTGCTTTTTTGGAGATTTTGGCACACAAGGCTGTGGAGCAAGCCAAAAAGATAGAGTAA
- the leuS gene encoding leucine--tRNA ligase: MEYNHQEVEAKWQKFWAEHQTFRTGTDKKKPKFYALDMFPYPSGAGLHVGHPEGYTATDILARYKRAQGYNVLHPMGWDAFGLPAEQYAMNTGHDPAEFTAENIANFKRQINSLGFSYDWEREVNTTDPDYYKWTQWIFTKLYEKGLAYEAEVAVNWVEELGTAIANEEVLPDGTSERGGFPVVRKPMRQWMLKITAYAERLLEDLELVDWPESIKEMQRNWIGKSTGADVTFAVDGTSQTFEVFTTRPDTLFGATYAVLAPEHPLVNRITTDEQASSVAEYQRQASLKSDLARTDLAKDKTGVWTGAYAINPVNGRKMPIWISDYVLASYGHGAIMAVPAHDERDWEFAKVFGLEIIPVLEGKDANGASFDVNQAAYTEDGLHINSGFLNGLDKATAIEKIVDYLEEKEIGKRKITYRLRDWLFSRQRYWGEPIPIIHWEDGTSTAVPERDLPLVLPVTSDIKPSGTGESPLANLTDWLTVTRRDGVKGRRETNTMPQWAGSSWYYLRYIDPHNKVALADPDLLKEWLPVDIYVGGAEHAVLHLLYARFWHKVLYDLGIVPTKEPFQKLFNQGMILGTSYRDHRGALVATDKVEKRDGGYFHIETGEALTQLPAKMSKSLKNVVNPDDVVEHYGADTLRVYEMFMGPLDASIPWSEEGLEGARKFLDRAVRMIENSELTEENDGTLDKVYHETVKNVTERLDHMYFNTAISQLMIFVNSVNKAKTLPVNYAKGFVQLLAPFAPHIAEELWVKLRNEAGISYVAWPTFDASKLIESEVEIVVQINGKLKAKIKIEKDLPREQLEIVGREAVAEALADKNIVKVIAVPNKLVNIVVK; this comes from the coding sequence ATGGAATACAATCACCAAGAAGTAGAAGCAAAATGGCAAAAATTCTGGGCAGAACATCAAACTTTCCGCACAGGAACAGATAAGAAAAAACCCAAATTTTATGCGCTTGATATGTTCCCCTATCCATCTGGAGCAGGATTGCACGTCGGGCATCCAGAAGGTTACACTGCAACAGACATTCTTGCACGCTATAAACGCGCGCAAGGCTATAATGTTCTTCATCCAATGGGATGGGATGCTTTTGGGCTACCAGCAGAGCAATATGCTATGAATACTGGACATGATCCTGCAGAATTTACAGCCGAAAATATTGCCAACTTCAAACGTCAAATTAATAGTTTAGGATTTAGCTATGACTGGGAGCGTGAAGTTAATACAACTGACCCTGATTACTATAAATGGACGCAGTGGATTTTCACAAAACTCTATGAAAAAGGGCTTGCCTATGAAGCAGAAGTTGCTGTAAACTGGGTAGAAGAACTCGGTACTGCGATTGCCAACGAAGAAGTGTTACCAGACGGTACCTCAGAACGCGGTGGATTTCCTGTAGTCCGTAAACCCATGCGTCAGTGGATGCTCAAAATTACTGCCTATGCAGAACGTTTACTTGAAGACCTTGAACTCGTGGATTGGCCAGAGTCAATTAAAGAAATGCAACGCAATTGGATTGGTAAATCAACAGGTGCGGATGTGACTTTCGCTGTTGACGGTACAAGCCAAACATTTGAAGTGTTTACCACACGTCCAGATACACTTTTTGGTGCGACTTATGCTGTACTTGCTCCAGAACATCCTTTGGTAAATCGTATCACTACAGATGAACAAGCATCTAGCGTTGCAGAATATCAACGTCAAGCTAGCCTTAAATCTGATCTTGCTCGTACTGACCTTGCAAAAGATAAGACAGGAGTTTGGACAGGAGCCTATGCCATTAATCCTGTGAATGGGCGTAAGATGCCGATTTGGATTTCAGACTATGTACTTGCCAGCTACGGACATGGTGCGATCATGGCTGTACCTGCTCATGATGAACGTGACTGGGAGTTTGCTAAAGTTTTTGGTCTTGAAATCATTCCGGTGTTAGAAGGAAAAGATGCAAATGGAGCATCTTTTGATGTCAATCAAGCCGCTTATACTGAAGATGGATTACATATTAACTCTGGATTCTTGAATGGGCTTGACAAAGCCACAGCAATAGAAAAAATTGTTGATTATCTTGAAGAAAAAGAAATTGGTAAGAGAAAAATCACTTATCGTTTGCGCGACTGGCTTTTTAGTCGCCAACGTTATTGGGGAGAGCCTATTCCAATCATTCATTGGGAAGATGGAACATCAACGGCAGTTCCTGAAAGAGATTTACCACTTGTATTGCCTGTGACAAGCGACATCAAGCCTTCAGGTACAGGTGAGTCACCACTTGCAAATTTGACGGATTGGTTGACTGTGACACGCCGTGATGGTGTCAAAGGACGTCGTGAGACAAATACGATGCCACAATGGGCAGGCTCTAGCTGGTATTATCTTCGTTATATTGACCCTCACAACAAAGTGGCGCTTGCAGATCCAGACCTTCTCAAAGAATGGCTTCCAGTTGATATTTATGTGGGTGGTGCAGAACACGCAGTATTACACTTGCTCTATGCACGTTTTTGGCATAAAGTGCTTTATGACCTCGGCATCGTTCCAACAAAAGAGCCTTTCCAAAAACTCTTTAATCAAGGAATGATTCTGGGAACGTCATATCGTGACCATCGTGGGGCACTTGTTGCAACGGATAAAGTTGAAAAGCGTGATGGTGGATATTTCCATATTGAAACAGGCGAAGCGCTTACTCAACTTCCAGCAAAAATGTCTAAGTCGCTCAAAAACGTTGTTAATCCAGATGATGTAGTTGAGCATTACGGTGCAGATACTCTTCGAGTTTATGAAATGTTTATGGGACCGTTAGACGCAAGTATCCCTTGGTCAGAAGAAGGTCTTGAAGGCGCACGTAAATTCCTTGATCGTGCCGTTCGTATGATTGAAAATAGCGAACTCACAGAGGAAAATGATGGAACACTTGATAAAGTTTATCATGAAACCGTCAAAAATGTGACTGAGCGCTTGGACCATATGTACTTTAATACTGCTATTTCACAGTTAATGATTTTCGTGAATAGTGTTAACAAGGCAAAAACTTTACCTGTTAATTATGCAAAAGGATTTGTGCAATTGTTAGCACCTTTTGCACCACACATTGCTGAAGAACTCTGGGTAAAACTGAGGAATGAAGCTGGAATTTCTTATGTTGCATGGCCAACATTTGACGCAAGTAAGCTGATTGAATCTGAAGTTGAAATTGTTGTCCAAATTAATGGTAAACTCAAGGCAAAAATTAAGATTGAAAAAGATTTACCACGAGAACAACTTGAAATAGTAGGTAGAGAAGCAGTTGCGGAGGCGCTCGCAGATAAAAATATTGTCAAAGTCATTGCGGTGCCTAATAAACTCGTGAATATCGTTGTAAAATAA
- a CDS encoding helix-turn-helix domain-containing protein → MELEKIRKLYENVDISTLSEREKLLTELIFTDRNPVSTELLPNGRYRILQFSATDFEPLESTLKLLLPDFASSDVDKKIVIERLSNDNPTKSELFDIFQTLSQDMGEKISAYVGMFVDKAQLSEIYAEESTIFKSKKSFSEYILTESLRTSDNKILKDIHRELLENVEDQKLVIALYATNGNQSQAAKNLYVHRNTLLNKIKKYEQKYGLQLTGSDLVLAYNLI, encoded by the coding sequence ATGGAACTAGAGAAAATTCGAAAACTTTATGAAAATGTTGATATCAGTACACTTTCAGAACGTGAAAAGTTACTGACAGAATTAATTTTTACTGACAGAAATCCTGTCAGCACAGAATTGTTACCAAATGGGCGCTACCGTATTTTGCAGTTTTCAGCAACAGATTTTGAGCCGCTAGAAAGCACTTTAAAACTGTTACTTCCGGACTTTGCAAGTAGTGATGTTGATAAAAAAATTGTCATTGAGCGCTTGTCAAATGATAATCCGACAAAGTCGGAACTTTTTGATATCTTTCAAACTTTATCACAAGATATGGGAGAAAAAATCTCTGCTTATGTGGGGATGTTTGTGGATAAAGCCCAGCTTTCTGAAATTTATGCTGAAGAGTCCACAATTTTTAAAAGTAAAAAATCGTTTAGTGAATATATATTAACAGAAAGTTTGAGAACTTCTGATAACAAAATTTTAAAAGATATTCATCGTGAATTATTGGAAAATGTAGAAGACCAAAAACTTGTCATTGCACTGTATGCGACAAATGGTAATCAATCTCAAGCTGCAAAAAATCTTTATGTTCACAGAAATACTTTACTCAATAAAATTAAAAAATACGAGCAAAAATACGGTCTTCAGCTTACAGGAAGCGACCTTGTTCTCGCTTATAATTTAATCTAA
- the ftsY gene encoding signal recognition particle-docking protein FtsY, translating into MGLFDRLFGKKKQEDVADDIVIEEKQDNIESSTMSALTEVQEANEEPVNSDKSLSVLTESENVTDNTVVSTDEEEIVIDVDALADIFTKSREETEKKYEDSLSLTRKTFSDGFNELFANFRTVDEEFFEELEETLIMSDVGVDLAMEITEELRHEAKLAHAKSSDDLRQLIIEKIVDKFDGEKLPSALDIQETGLSIFLFVGVNGVGKTTTIGKLAARYKNEGKRVLLAAADTFRAGAIDQLVEWGNRSGVEVVTKAAGSDPASVVFDAVAKAKAESYDILLVDTAGRLQNKDHLMKELEKIGKVIKREIPDAPHETILALDATTGQNAIQQAKEFSVVTPITGIALTKLDGSAKGGIVLSIVQSLKIPVKLIGLGEKIDDLQDFDEEFFVRGLFKELL; encoded by the coding sequence ATGGGACTTTTTGACCGTTTGTTTGGTAAAAAAAAGCAAGAAGACGTAGCTGATGATATTGTCATTGAGGAAAAACAGGATAATATCGAATCTAGCACTATGTCAGCACTGACAGAAGTGCAGGAGGCTAATGAAGAACCTGTAAATAGTGATAAAAGTTTGTCAGTACTGACAGAAAGTGAAAACGTTACTGACAACACTGTTGTCAGCACTGATGAGGAAGAAATTGTCATTGATGTTGATGCTTTGGCAGATATTTTTACGAAGTCGCGTGAGGAAACTGAAAAGAAATATGAAGATTCTTTAAGTTTGACTCGGAAAACGTTTAGTGATGGCTTTAATGAGTTGTTTGCCAACTTTAGAACTGTTGATGAGGAGTTCTTTGAGGAACTTGAAGAAACGCTGATTATGTCTGATGTTGGTGTTGATTTGGCGATGGAAATTACTGAGGAGCTTCGACATGAGGCAAAACTTGCTCATGCAAAATCATCTGATGATTTACGCCAATTAATTATTGAGAAGATTGTTGACAAGTTTGATGGAGAGAAGTTGCCATCAGCACTTGATATTCAGGAAACAGGACTTTCGATTTTCTTGTTTGTTGGTGTAAATGGTGTTGGTAAAACAACGACGATTGGCAAATTGGCAGCGCGTTACAAAAATGAAGGAAAGCGTGTGCTGCTTGCAGCAGCGGATACTTTTAGAGCTGGCGCCATTGACCAGTTGGTTGAATGGGGAAATCGCTCTGGTGTGGAAGTGGTAACAAAAGCTGCTGGTTCAGACCCTGCGAGTGTCGTTTTTGACGCTGTTGCTAAAGCTAAGGCTGAAAGTTATGACATTTTACTTGTGGATACGGCAGGACGACTGCAAAATAAAGACCATCTCATGAAGGAATTGGAAAAAATCGGGAAAGTAATTAAACGTGAAATTCCAGATGCACCTCACGAAACGATTCTTGCACTTGATGCGACAACAGGTCAAAATGCAATTCAACAGGCAAAAGAATTTAGTGTAGTTACACCGATTACAGGGATTGCATTGACCAAGCTTGATGGTTCTGCCAAAGGAGGAATTGTTTTATCAATCGTACAAAGTTTGAAAATACCCGTCAAATTGATTGGTCTTGGAGAAAAAATAGATGATTTGCAAGATTTTGATGAAGAGTTTTTTGTTCGAGGACTTTTCAAAGAATTATTGTAA
- a CDS encoding VC0807 family protein, giving the protein MSQNLQLKKFIPSLIFAIILPVVAYLILKTCGWSDTLALGVATAFPVIHMIWGLLTKRTLNPVSLVAIVGFLISLLSVYLTHGNNLAFKLWHPILTAVIGIIFLLSVAFNKPLLELAGESEGSHKKFMILTGFMGLVFASHALLVMMLAFSVDTTNFMIVSKIIDFSAVGILIAGLALLRKKLK; this is encoded by the coding sequence ATGAGTCAAAATTTACAGTTGAAAAAGTTTATACCAAGCTTGATTTTTGCAATTATATTGCCTGTTGTTGCTTATTTAATTTTAAAAACGTGTGGTTGGTCTGATACGTTAGCACTTGGCGTGGCTACAGCATTTCCTGTCATCCATATGATTTGGGGATTGCTCACAAAACGGACGTTGAATCCCGTTAGTTTGGTTGCGATTGTGGGATTTTTGATTTCACTTTTATCGGTCTATTTGACGCATGGAAATAATTTGGCTTTTAAACTTTGGCATCCTATTTTGACAGCAGTGATTGGAATTATCTTTTTATTGTCGGTAGCTTTTAATAAGCCTTTGCTAGAGTTGGCTGGTGAGAGTGAAGGAAGTCATAAGAAATTTATGATTTTGACTGGTTTTATGGGGTTAGTATTTGCTAGTCATGCTTTGCTTGTGATGATGCTTGCTTTCTCGGTGGACACAACAAATTTTATGATTGTATCAAAGATTATTGATTTTTCGGCGGTTGGAATTTTGATTGCTGGACTTGCATTACTTAGAAAAAAATTGAAATGA
- a CDS encoding Cof-type HAD-IIB family hydrolase, which translates to MTNKIKLVALDLDGTLLNSSKEISRENIEAIDAARDKGVDVVLTTGRPLIAIQPFLKRLNMLDFDDYSVTFNGGLVQRNTGQILSKKSFSYEEIEEIKTLTSRLDIPCDILSEEKVFVTKSARVSEYETLNKLLTFIKMDFNDVPREVVYNKIVSCTEREFLDESLKQIPAEFFSRFEIFKTQAKLLEFMPKGINKAYGLTQLIGQLDLQPENVMAMGDEANDLSMIAWAGYGVAMGNAVDSVKEQANIISSLTNDQNAVADMIEKYVL; encoded by the coding sequence ATGACTAACAAAATTAAATTGGTTGCCCTTGATTTAGATGGGACGTTATTGAATTCGTCGAAAGAAATCTCTCGCGAGAATATTGAAGCGATTGATGCTGCGAGAGATAAAGGAGTTGATGTCGTGTTGACGACTGGACGTCCTTTGATTGCGATTCAGCCGTTTTTGAAACGATTAAATATGCTTGATTTTGATGATTATAGTGTGACTTTTAACGGAGGATTGGTTCAGCGAAATACAGGACAAATCCTATCGAAAAAAAGTTTTTCTTATGAAGAAATTGAGGAAATAAAAACTTTGACTTCTCGTCTTGATATTCCTTGTGATATTTTGAGTGAAGAAAAAGTGTTTGTTACAAAGAGTGCAAGAGTATCGGAATATGAAACTTTGAATAAACTTTTGACCTTTATCAAGATGGATTTCAATGATGTGCCGCGTGAAGTGGTTTATAATAAAATTGTTTCTTGCACGGAAAGAGAATTTTTGGATGAAAGTTTAAAGCAGATTCCTGCTGAATTTTTTAGTCGTTTTGAGATTTTCAAAACTCAGGCAAAATTATTAGAATTTATGCCAAAGGGAATTAATAAAGCTTATGGATTGACCCAACTCATCGGTCAGCTTGATTTACAGCCAGAAAATGTGATGGCGATGGGAGATGAGGCAAATGATTTGTCAATGATTGCTTGGGCAGGTTATGGTGTTGCAATGGGAAATGCAGTAGATAGCGTGAAAGAGCAAGCGAATATTATTTCGAGTTTGACGAATGACCAAAATGCTGTTGCAGATATGATTGAAAAGTATGTATTGTAA
- a CDS encoding Rgg/GadR/MutR family transcriptional regulator, giving the protein MKSGNVEKVLYGEAFKLFRTSKKFTLKEAAGNDTSSANISKFENGISSPSVETFFNIINNINVSAFEFQNLYNQMLNSKDIMLYESELIAAYMSNDKDKVCQFIEKLKMLSLTFESKKYKLDKVQAEAVLAKIDREYKIPEEDILFLKTYLLELEDWGIYDINALTRSDHIFDPVTLSKLTQQMLKANYFNKKLPEIRRAKIQALLNIVNAFVRNKQWELAEKYISYLENMNIEDYYTFEKNILKYNKANYRFHRGDDTALVIMEKCRDVFEYCDCNSYALLMSKEIKELKRVRR; this is encoded by the coding sequence ATGAAAAGTGGAAATGTTGAGAAAGTCTTATATGGGGAAGCTTTTAAACTTTTTAGAACTTCAAAAAAGTTTACGTTGAAAGAAGCAGCTGGAAATGATACCTCTAGTGCTAATATATCTAAATTTGAAAATGGAATTTCTAGTCCATCTGTTGAAACTTTCTTTAATATCATAAATAATATTAATGTTTCAGCTTTTGAGTTTCAGAACTTATATAATCAGATGTTGAATTCTAAAGATATTATGCTTTACGAATCAGAACTTATTGCAGCGTATATGTCTAATGATAAGGATAAGGTTTGTCAATTTATTGAAAAACTAAAAATGCTATCTTTGACGTTTGAGAGTAAGAAATACAAGTTAGATAAAGTACAAGCAGAGGCAGTTCTTGCAAAAATTGATAGGGAGTATAAAATACCTGAAGAGGATATTTTATTTTTAAAAACCTATCTTTTAGAATTAGAAGATTGGGGAATATATGATATTAATGCACTAACCCGAAGTGATCATATTTTTGACCCTGTTACACTTTCAAAATTAACTCAACAGATGTTAAAAGCTAATTATTTCAATAAAAAGTTACCAGAAATACGACGTGCAAAAATTCAAGCTTTACTCAATATTGTCAATGCATTTGTTAGGAATAAGCAGTGGGAGTTAGCAGAAAAATATATTAGTTATCTTGAAAATATGAATATCGAAGATTATTATACTTTTGAAAAAAATATTCTAAAGTATAATAAAGCCAATTATCGTTTTCATCGAGGAGATGATACAGCATTAGTGATAATGGAGAAATGTCGTGATGTTTTTGAATATTGTGATTGTAACTCCTATGCTTTACTGATGAGTAAAGAAATTAAAGAGTTGAAACGAGTGAGAAGGTAG